A genomic window from Streptococcus sanguinis includes:
- a CDS encoding lantibiotic ABC transporter permease, protein MKKRYYEFLNVLVTDCNPIRNLDFYKAGLIELFFISLVSIVSIFLRGEMHHLSMMVMNFTIVHALILFLAFLLFQKFFDTKALQLIPTSSYLFLHFELLFWGSIFFGENYLAFFMIFIILSLSYQLINLLYQMVIVSKLRYFEQKQKINILQIHAIVLCCLSAGVAVITRLFMLSGIYMIIALVGLSIALTPLYLLGYAQVFTGWRNQVPEKW, encoded by the coding sequence ATGAAAAAGAGATATTATGAGTTTTTGAATGTCCTTGTTACGGATTGTAATCCAATCAGAAACTTAGATTTTTATAAGGCTGGTTTAATTGAGTTATTTTTTATCTCACTGGTATCTATCGTTTCGATTTTCTTGCGTGGTGAGATGCATCACCTGAGCATGATGGTCATGAATTTTACTATCGTTCACGCGCTTATCTTGTTCCTGGCCTTTTTACTCTTCCAAAAGTTTTTTGATACCAAAGCCTTGCAGCTCATTCCGACCAGCTCTTACCTATTTCTTCATTTTGAATTGCTTTTTTGGGGTTCCATCTTTTTTGGTGAGAACTACTTAGCATTTTTTATGATTTTTATCATACTCAGCTTGTCTTATCAGCTGATCAATTTGCTCTATCAGATGGTGATCGTTTCAAAATTGAGATATTTTGAACAGAAACAAAAGATCAACATTTTGCAGATTCATGCCATTGTCCTGTGTTGCCTGTCAGCAGGAGTAGCAGTCATCACTCGCCTGTTTATGCTGTCAGGAATCTATATGATTATTGCATTGGTAGGCTTGAGCATCGCATTGACGCCCTTGTATCTATTGGGCTATGCACAAGTTTTCACAGGCTGGAGAAATCAAGTGCCTGAAAAATGGTAG
- a CDS encoding DUF443 family protein codes for MVIMELKFKETNKTFHKIVEVEGEKYLLDMTTVSPKTYFWGALPNEITAKMLKLDKRDTSFEGLSPTMSKTLGIAIGVVIGGAGYRLVTNSFISYDISHNFPFKLGLFVLFIVLAYVIFWFIVLGGRYRVYQKLSNKESKYQITFKRSRSQRQLKLYRLLPFVFAVFLGCFGFYTFIDNGTEGSILIISCLLLLGFFSLILGMLPLRESYEKQDIIFEKIEKL; via the coding sequence GTGGTGATCATGGAACTAAAATTTAAAGAAACAAATAAAACTTTTCATAAAATTGTGGAAGTAGAGGGCGAAAAATATCTTTTGGATATGACGACCGTTAGTCCTAAAACTTATTTCTGGGGCGCTCTTCCTAATGAAATCACTGCAAAAATGCTAAAGTTAGATAAAAGAGATACGAGTTTTGAGGGGTTGTCTCCAACTATGAGTAAAACGCTTGGTATAGCAATAGGAGTTGTAATAGGTGGAGCTGGTTATAGACTCGTGACTAATTCTTTTATAAGTTATGACATTAGTCATAATTTTCCCTTTAAATTAGGATTATTTGTCCTATTTATCGTTTTAGCTTATGTTATTTTTTGGTTCATTGTTTTAGGGGGGCGTTATAGGGTTTATCAAAAGCTTTCAAATAAAGAATCAAAGTATCAAATAACATTCAAACGCTCAAGGTCACAGCGTCAGTTAAAACTGTACAGACTTCTCCCTTTTGTTTTCGCTGTGTTTTTAGGATGTTTTGGATTTTATACATTCATTGATAATGGAACAGAGGGTTCCATTCTAATCATTAGCTGTCTCTTGTTATTGGGCTTCTTTTCGTTGATTTTAGGTATGTTACCGCTCAGAGAAAGTTACGAAAAGCAAGATATTATTTTTGAAAAAATAGAAAAATTATAA